Proteins encoded by one window of Arachis ipaensis cultivar K30076 chromosome B04, Araip1.1, whole genome shotgun sequence:
- the LOC107639251 gene encoding nudix hydrolase 25-like, translating to MPQGGIEDGEEPKLAAIRELREETGIASAEIIAEVPKWLTYDFPPPVKTKVNRLWGGEWHGQAQKWCVLVCWFLMQHATDDIEVNLATGEADPEFAEWKWASPEEVIEEAVDYKRPTYEEVMRTFKPYFQGSAISAKCKSAKW from the exons ATGCCTCAG GGGGGAATTGAAGACGGTGAAGAGCCCAAATTGGCTGCCATTAGGGAGCTTCGAGAAGAAACTGGAATAGCCTCTGCTGAGATAATTGCTGAG GTTCCGAAATGGTTGACTTATGATTTCCCTCCTCCTGTGAAGACTAAAGTCAACCGTCTCTGGGGTGGTGAATGGCATGGACAGGCACAAAAATGGTGCGTACTTGTGTGTTG GTTTCTCATGCAACATGCAACTGATGACATTGAAGTCAACTTAGCTACCGGGGAAGCAGACCCGGAATTTGCAGAGTGGAAATGGGCAAGCCCTGAAGAAGTGATCGAGGAG GCAGTAGACTACAAGAGACCAACCTATGAAGAAGTTATGAGAACCTTCAAGCCTTACTTCCAAGGGAGTGCAATATCTGCCAAGTGCAAATCGGCAAAATGGTGA